A window of the Streptomyces sp. NBC_00250 genome harbors these coding sequences:
- a CDS encoding TetR/AcrR family transcriptional regulator — translation MSTERERRSPRRGPKGARTREALGEAALKLVLEHGTAGVAVEDVTDMVGVSRRTFSRYFASKEEAVLDGIRADCARINEALADRPASEAPLTAYRAALRSWLDDPVVPAWHRREGVREVFLLAEGEASLRAVLRRILLEGEAASVRIVAARLRTDPERDLRPAVAVGSGAATLLAATRAWVLGGPREALPTLVEEAFALLAKEPPPTDEPRTPL, via the coding sequence GTGAGCACGGAGCGAGAACGCCGCAGCCCGCGGCGCGGCCCCAAGGGGGCGCGGACACGGGAGGCACTCGGAGAAGCCGCGCTGAAGCTCGTCCTGGAGCACGGCACGGCCGGGGTCGCCGTCGAGGACGTCACCGACATGGTCGGCGTCTCCCGACGCACCTTCAGTCGCTACTTCGCCTCCAAGGAGGAGGCCGTCCTCGACGGCATCCGCGCGGACTGCGCACGGATCAACGAGGCCCTCGCGGACCGTCCCGCGAGCGAGGCCCCGCTCACCGCCTACCGCGCGGCCCTGCGGAGCTGGCTCGATGACCCGGTCGTCCCGGCCTGGCACCGCCGTGAGGGGGTCCGGGAGGTCTTCCTTCTCGCCGAGGGGGAGGCGTCGCTGCGCGCCGTGCTCCGCCGGATCCTCCTGGAGGGCGAGGCCGCGTCGGTCCGGATCGTCGCGGCCCGGCTCCGCACCGATCCCGAACGCGACCTGCGGCCCGCCGTCGCCGTCGGGTCCGGCGCCGCCACGCTCCTGGCCGCGACCCGCGCCTGGGTGCTCGGCGGCCCCCGGGAGGCGCTGCCCACCCTCGTGGAGGAGGCCTTCGCGCTGCTCGCGAAGGAGCCACCCCCCACGGACGAACCCCGTACACCCCTGTGA
- a CDS encoding beta-glucanase, which translates to MLDADFSSTEQWVAGRSWAYPDGGPTNPGDNKLDHLVEDPSYSRTGTFRATRRPDGNWNAGLLTTEGSAEAFLVQADDVLEARVRLPAETGAWPAIWTWLDGGQEIDVFEYHPDNPDLLELSNRIRGRHLYFRDPAVRPGAWVDLRVEFGARNVVWWVNGARAFDDRRGVGRSWRAHLIVNLSVCAGRYHPAPTPDTSEMSYEVTALRVYRN; encoded by the coding sequence GTGCTCGACGCCGACTTCTCCTCCACCGAACAGTGGGTCGCGGGCCGTTCCTGGGCCTATCCCGACGGCGGGCCGACCAATCCGGGCGACAACAAGCTCGACCACCTGGTGGAGGACCCCTCGTACAGCCGGACCGGGACCTTCCGGGCGACCCGTCGCCCGGACGGGAACTGGAACGCGGGGCTGCTCACCACGGAGGGCAGCGCGGAAGCCTTCCTGGTGCAGGCCGACGACGTCCTGGAGGCGCGCGTGCGCCTGCCCGCGGAGACGGGCGCCTGGCCGGCGATCTGGACCTGGCTCGACGGGGGCCAGGAGATCGACGTCTTCGAGTACCACCCCGACAATCCGGACCTCCTCGAACTGTCGAACCGGATCCGGGGGCGCCACCTCTATTTCCGCGACCCCGCCGTACGACCCGGGGCATGGGTCGACCTGCGGGTCGAGTTCGGCGCCCGGAACGTGGTGTGGTGGGTGAACGGCGCGCGGGCCTTCGACGACCGCCGCGGGGTGGGGCGTTCCTGGCGGGCCCACCTCATCGTGAACCTGTCGGTCTGCGCGGGCCGTTACCACCCGGCACCCACCCCGGACACCTCGGAGATGTCGTACGAGGTGACGGCGTTGCGCGTGTACAGGAACTGA
- the argC gene encoding N-acetyl-gamma-glutamyl-phosphate reductase gives MTLRVAVAGASGYAGGEILRLLASHPGVEVGVLAAHSSAGRTLGQVQPQLASFADRVLTETSAAAVDGHDVVFLALPHGQSGALAGELGGDTLVVDCGADFRLRDPAEWTRFYGTRHAGTWPYGLPEMPGARDELKGANRIAVPGCYPTAVTLALYPAHAARLVEPEVVIVAASGTSGAGKSAAPHLLGSEVMGSMTPYGVGGGHRHTPELTQNLSLVAGEPVTVSFTPTLAPMPRGILATCSARLRPHVAVDGGLDEVREVFEAAYADEPFVRLLPRGQWPSTASVLGSNTVQVQVALDPAARRLICVSAIDNLTKGTAGGAVQSMNVALGLPEGLGLPMNGVAP, from the coding sequence ATGACCTTACGGGTCGCGGTGGCCGGAGCCAGTGGCTACGCGGGTGGGGAGATCCTCCGCCTGCTCGCCTCACATCCCGGCGTCGAAGTCGGCGTTCTGGCCGCGCACAGCAGTGCCGGGCGCACCCTCGGCCAGGTGCAGCCCCAGCTGGCCTCGTTCGCCGACCGGGTGCTGACGGAGACATCGGCGGCGGCGGTCGACGGGCACGATGTCGTGTTCCTCGCCCTGCCGCACGGGCAGTCGGGGGCGCTCGCCGGGGAGTTGGGCGGCGACACCCTCGTCGTCGACTGCGGAGCGGACTTCCGCTTGCGCGACCCGGCCGAGTGGACCCGTTTCTACGGCACCCGGCACGCGGGGACCTGGCCGTACGGACTTCCCGAAATGCCCGGCGCGCGGGACGAGTTGAAGGGCGCCAACCGGATCGCCGTGCCGGGGTGCTACCCGACCGCGGTCACCCTCGCGCTCTACCCCGCGCACGCCGCGCGCCTGGTCGAACCCGAGGTCGTCATCGTCGCCGCCAGCGGGACATCGGGCGCCGGGAAGTCGGCCGCGCCGCATCTGCTCGGCTCCGAGGTGATGGGGTCCATGACCCCGTACGGCGTCGGCGGCGGCCACCGCCACACCCCCGAGCTGACGCAGAACCTGTCCCTGGTGGCGGGCGAGCCGGTGACCGTGTCCTTCACCCCGACCCTCGCGCCCATGCCCCGCGGCATCCTCGCCACCTGCTCCGCCCGGCTGCGCCCGCACGTGGCCGTCGACGGCGGTCTCGACGAGGTGCGCGAGGTCTTCGAGGCTGCGTACGCCGACGAACCGTTCGTCCGGCTGCTACCGCGGGGTCAGTGGCCGTCCACGGCCTCGGTGCTCGGATCCAACACCGTGCAGGTGCAGGTGGCCCTTGATCCGGCCGCCCGCCGCCTCATCTGCGTGAGCGCGATCGACAACCTGACCAAGGGCACCGCCGGTGGCGCGGTGCAGAGCATGAACGTCGCCCTCGGCCTGCCCGAAGGGCTCGGCCTGCCCATGAATGGAGTGGCTCCGTGA
- the argJ gene encoding bifunctional glutamate N-acetyltransferase/amino-acid acetyltransferase ArgJ → MTVTAARGFLASGVAAGIKTSGDPDLALVVNQGPAPAAAGVFTSNRVQAAPVHWSRRALANGRVSAVVLNSGGANACTGPAGADDARTMAELTALAVGVTPDDVAVCSTGLIGVPLPMDRITSGIALAADRLTSDGGRDAAVAIKTTDSVHKTAVVSRSGWTVGGMAKGAGMLAPGLATMLVVLTTDAVAAGPSLDSALRAAVRTTLDRVDSDGCMSTNDTVLLLASGASGVTPEDQDLTEAVHAVCLDLARQLIADAEGASKEIEVAVVGAASEEDAVTVGRSVARNNLLKCALHGEDPNWGRVLSAIGTTDAVFDPDRLDVAINGVWVCRDGAAGEPREKVDMSGRLITITVDLRAGDASAAIWTNDLTAEYVHENSAYSS, encoded by the coding sequence GTGACCGTGACCGCCGCCCGAGGATTCCTCGCCAGCGGGGTGGCCGCCGGCATCAAGACGTCCGGCGACCCCGATCTCGCCCTGGTGGTGAACCAGGGCCCCGCACCGGCCGCCGCAGGAGTCTTCACCTCCAACCGCGTCCAGGCCGCACCGGTCCACTGGTCGCGCCGGGCCCTCGCCAACGGCAGGGTCTCCGCGGTCGTCCTCAACTCCGGCGGCGCCAACGCCTGCACCGGCCCGGCCGGCGCCGACGACGCCCGGACGATGGCCGAGCTCACGGCCCTCGCCGTCGGTGTCACCCCGGACGACGTGGCCGTCTGCTCCACCGGGCTCATCGGTGTCCCCCTGCCCATGGACCGGATCACGTCCGGCATCGCCCTCGCGGCGGACCGCCTGACCTCCGACGGCGGCCGGGACGCGGCCGTCGCCATCAAGACGACCGACTCGGTGCACAAGACCGCCGTCGTGTCCCGGTCCGGCTGGACCGTGGGCGGGATGGCGAAGGGCGCGGGCATGCTCGCCCCCGGTCTCGCCACCATGCTCGTGGTCCTCACCACGGACGCCGTCGCGGCGGGGCCGTCGCTCGACTCCGCGCTGCGCGCGGCCGTACGGACCACCCTCGACCGGGTGGACTCCGACGGCTGCATGTCCACGAACGACACCGTGCTGCTGCTCGCCTCGGGCGCGTCCGGGGTGACCCCGGAGGACCAGGACCTTACAGAGGCGGTGCACGCCGTCTGTCTCGACCTGGCGCGGCAGCTGATCGCGGACGCCGAGGGCGCGTCGAAGGAGATCGAGGTGGCGGTCGTCGGCGCGGCGTCCGAGGAGGACGCCGTGACCGTGGGCCGCTCGGTGGCCAGGAACAACCTCCTCAAGTGCGCCCTGCACGGCGAGGACCCCAACTGGGGCCGGGTGCTCTCGGCCATCGGCACGACCGACGCGGTCTTCGACCCCGACCGACTGGACGTGGCCATCAACGGCGTCTGGGTCTGCCGGGACGGCGCGGCCGGGGAGCCCAGGGAGAAGGTCGACATGTCGGGCCGCCTGATCACGATCACGGTCGACCTGCGCGCCGGGGACGCGTCGGCCGCGATCTGGACCAACGATCTGACGGCCGAGTACGTGCACGAGAACAGCGCCTACAGCTCATGA
- the argB gene encoding acetylglutamate kinase — MRTLGEQPAVRDAEGVATVRGTRRAASGVLPTTDVPWSEELQGRTVVLKCGGSTLVDPALRRSFAQDVVELWQAGLHPVVVHGGGPQISSMLDRLALEVRFEAGMRVTTPEAMDVVRMVLTGQVQRDLVGAINAHGPFAVGMSGEDAHTLTAVRRPAWVDGRPVDIGLVGDIVDVAPDTVRNLLAGGRIPVVSPVARGTDGQIYNVNADLAASALAVALGADRLVMLTDVPGLYADWPRSTEVIPRLTAGELDALLPGLAGGMLPKMEGCLRAVRSGVGRVHVLDGRTPHAVLRGVLTEENPGTTVLPDDAQDHAQNRSKDDEEIPV; from the coding sequence ATGAGGACGCTCGGTGAGCAGCCCGCCGTGCGGGATGCGGAGGGTGTGGCGACCGTGCGGGGTACGAGGCGAGCGGCCTCCGGGGTCCTGCCGACCACGGACGTCCCGTGGTCGGAGGAGCTCCAGGGCCGGACCGTCGTCCTGAAGTGCGGGGGCAGCACCCTGGTGGACCCGGCTCTCCGGCGGTCCTTCGCCCAGGACGTCGTCGAGCTGTGGCAGGCGGGTCTGCACCCGGTCGTGGTGCACGGCGGCGGGCCTCAGATCAGCTCGATGCTCGACCGGCTCGCCCTGGAGGTCCGGTTCGAAGCGGGCATGCGGGTGACGACGCCGGAGGCCATGGACGTGGTCCGCATGGTGCTCACCGGGCAGGTGCAACGGGACCTGGTCGGTGCCATCAACGCCCACGGGCCCTTCGCCGTCGGCATGTCGGGCGAGGACGCCCACACGTTGACCGCCGTACGCCGCCCGGCCTGGGTGGACGGCCGGCCGGTCGACATCGGTCTCGTCGGCGACATCGTGGACGTCGCGCCGGACACCGTCCGGAACCTCCTCGCCGGAGGCCGCATACCGGTCGTCTCCCCGGTGGCGCGCGGCACGGACGGGCAGATCTACAACGTGAACGCCGACCTCGCGGCCTCGGCCCTGGCCGTCGCCCTCGGCGCCGACCGGCTCGTGATGCTCACCGACGTCCCCGGGCTCTATGCCGACTGGCCGCGCAGCACCGAGGTGATCCCCCGGCTGACCGCCGGCGAACTGGACGCGCTGCTGCCCGGTCTCGCGGGCGGGATGCTGCCGAAGATGGAGGGCTGCCTGCGGGCGGTCCGCTCGGGAGTCGGCCGGGTCCACGTCCTCGACGGTCGGACGCCGCACGCCGTCCTCCGGGGTGTCCTCACGGAGGAGAATCCCGGCACCACGGTCCTGCCCGACGACGCGCAGGACCACGCCCAGAACCGATCGAAGGACGACGAGGAGATCCCCGTATGA
- a CDS encoding acetylornithine transaminase, protein MTGSTPLTDRWRAVMMDTYGTPPLALVRGEGCTVWDEAGRAYTDFTGGIAVNTLGHGHPAVVAAVTEQVARLGHVSNLFVAEPPVALAERLLGLFGRPGRVFFSNSGAEAVEAAFKAARRTGRTRVVAMEGGFHGRTMGALAVTGQQAKREPFLPLPGDVTHVPFGDVEALRAAVSEDTAAVFVEPVQGEAGVIPAPDGFLRAARAITRAVGSLLVLDEVQTGIGRTGHWFAHQAEAGVDPDVVTLAKGLGGGLPIGATVAFGAAAELLGPGQHGSTFGGNPIACAAGSAVLETVAAEGLLEHTVRMGELLRAGVEALKHPLVAEVRGAGLLLGVVLTEPVAARVQGAAQEAGFLVNAAGTGTVRLAPALTVSARQIGALVEALPGILDRRQVVSGQ, encoded by the coding sequence ATGACCGGCTCCACCCCGCTCACGGACCGCTGGCGTGCCGTGATGATGGACACGTACGGCACTCCTCCGCTGGCCCTGGTCCGCGGCGAGGGCTGCACGGTCTGGGACGAGGCCGGCCGCGCGTACACGGACTTCACCGGCGGGATCGCCGTCAACACGCTCGGGCACGGCCATCCCGCCGTGGTCGCGGCCGTCACCGAGCAGGTCGCGCGGCTCGGTCATGTCTCGAACCTGTTCGTCGCCGAGCCGCCGGTCGCCCTGGCGGAACGACTCCTCGGGCTGTTCGGCAGGCCGGGCCGGGTGTTCTTCTCCAACTCCGGTGCGGAGGCGGTCGAGGCTGCGTTCAAGGCCGCCCGGCGGACCGGGCGCACCCGGGTCGTCGCGATGGAGGGCGGCTTCCACGGCCGCACGATGGGCGCGCTCGCGGTCACGGGTCAGCAGGCGAAGCGCGAGCCGTTCCTGCCGCTGCCCGGGGACGTGACACACGTGCCGTTCGGTGACGTCGAAGCGCTGCGCGCGGCCGTCTCGGAGGACACGGCGGCGGTCTTCGTCGAACCCGTGCAGGGTGAGGCGGGCGTGATCCCCGCGCCCGACGGGTTCCTGCGGGCTGCCCGCGCGATCACCCGCGCCGTGGGGAGCCTCCTCGTCCTCGACGAGGTGCAGACCGGGATCGGCCGGACCGGGCACTGGTTCGCGCACCAGGCCGAGGCGGGCGTGGACCCGGACGTGGTGACCCTGGCCAAGGGGTTGGGAGGTGGTCTTCCGATCGGTGCCACGGTCGCGTTCGGAGCGGCCGCCGAGCTGCTCGGTCCCGGCCAGCACGGGTCCACCTTCGGCGGCAACCCGATCGCCTGCGCGGCGGGTTCGGCCGTCCTGGAGACCGTCGCGGCCGAGGGCCTCCTGGAGCACACCGTACGCATGGGTGAGCTGCTGCGGGCCGGGGTGGAGGCGCTGAAGCACCCTCTGGTGGCGGAGGTGCGGGGCGCGGGGCTGCTGCTCGGCGTCGTCCTGACCGAGCCGGTCGCCGCCCGGGTCCAGGGCGCCGCGCAGGAGGCCGGGTTCCTCGTCAACGCCGCCGGTACCGGGACCGTGCGCCTGGCTCCGGCGCTGACGGTCTCGGCGCGTCAGATCGGAGCGCTGGTGGAGGCGCTGCCGGGGATCCTGGACCGGCGCCAGGTCGTGTCCGGACAGTAG
- a CDS encoding amidohydrolase, with amino-acid sequence MLCTRLTNARILTMDPDHPVAHDIGIWRGRIVGLDAAVTSLPARETVDLQGATVLPGFIDSHVHLAWAGLKADTPSIAPCERVEDVLAVVAEAVTRKEPGAWVDIAGYDQRALGRHLTAAELDRVAQGRKIFLMHDSGHACVVDSAVLDLLPADVPHQDGFLAESAMTAVRRLRLPYSQEELADAIERAGRACLAEGITACAEAGIGGGLLGHSPVELGAYQLLRDQGRLPLRVQLMAAGDTLHPLAAHRDDGIPRSLDLGLRTGFGDDWLSLGALKIYTDGGMMARTAALTEPYEGMSTSGQFQDDPERIAELIVDGHLAGWQLAVHAIGDRAADLALDALERAQERRARPDARHRVEHAGLIRPDQLPRFARLGVSAVVQPHFLRSFGDDYADVMGERRAPWMYRGRGFLDHGVTLVGSSDRPVTDGSPLRAIQFMVERASSSGRLIGPDEGVTVDEALHAYTVAGAYASHQDDGAGSLTPGKRADLVVLGDDPRAVDTSRIGDIEVVATYVDGRTGKGKA; translated from the coding sequence ATGCTCTGTACGAGGCTGACGAACGCGCGCATTCTCACCATGGATCCGGACCACCCCGTCGCCCACGACATCGGCATCTGGCGGGGCCGGATCGTGGGCCTCGACGCGGCCGTGACCTCGCTGCCCGCCCGCGAGACCGTCGACCTCCAGGGCGCCACCGTGCTGCCCGGCTTCATCGACAGCCACGTCCACCTGGCCTGGGCGGGCCTGAAGGCCGACACCCCGAGCATCGCCCCCTGCGAGCGCGTCGAGGACGTCCTCGCCGTCGTGGCGGAAGCCGTCACCCGCAAGGAACCCGGCGCCTGGGTGGACATCGCCGGCTACGACCAACGTGCCCTGGGACGCCATCTCACCGCAGCGGAACTGGACCGCGTCGCCCAGGGCCGCAAGATCTTCCTCATGCACGACTCCGGGCACGCCTGCGTCGTCGACAGCGCGGTCCTCGACCTCCTCCCGGCCGACGTGCCGCACCAGGACGGCTTCCTCGCGGAGAGCGCCATGACCGCCGTACGGCGACTTCGGCTGCCGTACTCCCAGGAGGAACTCGCCGACGCGATCGAGCGGGCCGGCCGTGCCTGCCTCGCCGAGGGGATCACCGCCTGTGCCGAGGCGGGCATCGGAGGCGGCCTCCTCGGCCACAGCCCCGTCGAACTCGGTGCCTATCAACTCCTCAGGGACCAGGGCCGGCTGCCCCTCCGCGTCCAGCTCATGGCCGCGGGCGACACCCTCCACCCGCTCGCCGCGCACCGCGACGACGGCATCCCGCGCTCCCTCGACCTCGGCCTGCGCACCGGCTTCGGCGACGACTGGCTCTCCCTCGGCGCCCTCAAGATCTACACCGACGGCGGCATGATGGCCCGTACGGCGGCACTCACCGAACCGTACGAGGGGATGTCCACCTCCGGACAGTTCCAGGACGACCCCGAGCGGATCGCGGAGCTCATCGTCGACGGCCACCTCGCCGGCTGGCAGCTCGCCGTCCACGCCATCGGGGACCGCGCCGCCGACCTCGCCCTGGACGCCCTGGAGCGGGCGCAGGAGCGGCGGGCCCGCCCGGACGCCCGGCACCGTGTGGAACACGCCGGTCTGATCCGCCCGGACCAGCTCCCGCGCTTCGCCCGGCTCGGCGTCAGCGCCGTCGTCCAGCCCCACTTCCTCCGCTCCTTCGGCGACGACTACGCGGACGTCATGGGGGAGCGGCGGGCGCCCTGGATGTACCGGGGCCGGGGATTCCTCGACCACGGCGTCACCCTCGTCGGCAGCTCCGACCGGCCCGTCACGGACGGCTCGCCGCTCCGCGCGATCCAGTTCATGGTCGAACGCGCCTCCAGCTCCGGCCGGCTGATCGGACCGGACGAGGGCGTCACCGTCGACGAGGCCCTGCACGCCTACACCGTGGCGGGTGCGTACGCCTCCCACCAGGACGACGGCGCGGGCAGTCTCACGCCCGGCAAACGCGCCGACCTGGTGGTCCTCGGCGACGATCCCCGGGCCGTCGACACCTCACGGATCGGGGACATCGAGGTCGTGGCGACGTACGTCGACGGGCGCACCGGGAAGGGGAAGGCATGA
- a CDS encoding ABC transporter ATP-binding protein, protein MTANDDNRPTDGREPRLRAEHLTLSYDQRTVATDLSVDIPDRSFTVIIGPNACGKSTLLTALARMLRPKAGQVYLDGAAIASYRSREVARRLGLLPQSSTAPGGITVGDLVARGRYPHQGMLKQWSAEDEAAVVEAMRQTGVLELADRPVDDLSGGQRQRVWLSMVLAQQTSILLLDEPTTFLDIAHQVEVLDLCAELHGHKGHTVVAVLHDLNQACRYATHLIVMRPGGIIAAEGDPKTVMTAELVEDVFGLPCRIIPDPETGTPLMVPAAPKWYAPAAAGPEHTGEDATGPEHTDEDATGSGQTTADTAMAKTS, encoded by the coding sequence ATGACTGCGAACGACGACAACCGTCCCACCGACGGCCGCGAGCCCCGGCTGCGCGCCGAGCACCTCACCCTCTCCTACGACCAGCGGACGGTGGCCACCGACCTCTCCGTCGACATCCCCGACCGCTCCTTCACGGTGATCATCGGACCCAACGCCTGCGGCAAGTCCACCCTGCTCACCGCGCTCGCCCGGATGCTCAGACCGAAGGCCGGACAGGTCTACCTCGACGGCGCCGCCATCGCCTCGTACCGCTCCCGCGAGGTGGCCCGCAGGCTCGGCCTGCTCCCGCAGTCCTCGACCGCCCCCGGCGGCATCACGGTCGGCGACCTGGTGGCCCGCGGCCGCTACCCCCACCAGGGGATGCTCAAGCAGTGGTCCGCCGAGGACGAGGCCGCCGTCGTCGAGGCCATGCGCCAGACCGGCGTCCTCGAACTCGCCGACCGGCCCGTCGACGACCTGTCCGGCGGCCAGCGCCAGCGCGTCTGGCTCTCCATGGTCCTCGCCCAGCAGACCTCCATCCTGCTGCTCGACGAACCGACCACCTTCCTCGACATCGCCCACCAGGTCGAGGTCCTCGACCTCTGCGCCGAACTCCACGGCCACAAGGGCCACACGGTCGTCGCGGTCCTCCACGACCTCAACCAGGCCTGCCGCTACGCCACTCACCTGATCGTGATGCGCCCCGGCGGCATCATCGCCGCCGAGGGCGACCCGAAGACGGTCATGACCGCCGAGCTCGTCGAGGACGTCTTCGGCCTGCCCTGCCGGATCATCCCCGACCCCGAGACCGGCACGCCGCTGATGGTGCCCGCCGCACCCAAGTGGTACGCCCCCGCCGCAGCGGGCCCCGAGCACACCGGCGAGGACGCGACCGGCCCCGAGCACACCGACGAGGACGCGACCGGCAGCGGGCAGACCACGGCGGACACCGCGATGGCCAAGACCTCCTGA
- a CDS encoding FecCD family ABC transporter permease has product MTAVREAKASAPDPAPGPPDAPGRPRIISGRVVRTRSGGISLRVQSRTVAVTAALLAALVAVAGVTLTTGDFDLSVGEVLQALTGEGTGIADFVVNTLRMPRLVTALCVGAALAVSGAILQSITGNPLGSPDIIGFTNGSAVGALVVIVVLHGSMTQIALGALIGGLATALAVHLLMLGRGIQGFRLVVVGIGVSALLLAVNSYLITRATFQEALEAQAWLIGSLGNRLWTHANAIGIAVAVLLPLAFFLSRRLSMVEMGDTTAMALGVDVARTRTVLLVISVALAAFATAVTGPIWFIALAAPQVARRITGSSGPALLPSALMGAVMLALSDLAVQRLFAPALLPVGTATGCVGGLYLIWLLVSESRKSRA; this is encoded by the coding sequence GTGACTGCCGTACGGGAGGCGAAGGCCTCAGCGCCCGACCCGGCGCCCGGACCCCCCGACGCTCCGGGCAGGCCCCGCATCATCAGCGGCCGGGTCGTCCGCACCCGGTCCGGGGGCATCTCCCTGCGCGTGCAGAGCCGCACCGTCGCCGTCACCGCCGCGCTCCTCGCCGCGCTCGTCGCCGTCGCGGGCGTCACCCTGACCACCGGCGACTTCGACCTGTCCGTCGGAGAGGTCCTCCAGGCGCTCACCGGCGAAGGCACCGGCATCGCCGACTTCGTCGTCAACACCCTGCGCATGCCACGACTGGTGACCGCGCTGTGCGTCGGCGCGGCCCTCGCCGTGAGCGGGGCCATCCTCCAGAGCATCACCGGCAACCCCCTGGGCAGCCCCGACATCATCGGCTTCACCAACGGCTCCGCCGTCGGCGCACTCGTCGTCATCGTCGTGCTGCACGGCAGCATGACGCAGATCGCGCTCGGCGCGCTGATCGGCGGCCTCGCCACAGCCCTCGCCGTCCACCTCCTCATGCTCGGCCGGGGCATCCAGGGCTTCCGCCTCGTCGTCGTCGGCATCGGCGTCAGCGCCCTGCTCCTCGCCGTCAACTCGTACCTGATCACCCGCGCCACCTTCCAGGAAGCCCTGGAGGCACAGGCCTGGCTCATCGGCAGCCTGGGCAACCGGCTCTGGACACACGCCAACGCCATCGGCATCGCCGTCGCCGTCCTGCTGCCCCTCGCCTTCTTCCTCTCCCGCCGCCTCTCCATGGTCGAGATGGGCGACACCACCGCCATGGCCCTCGGCGTCGACGTGGCACGCACCCGCACCGTCCTGCTCGTGATCAGCGTCGCCCTGGCCGCCTTCGCCACCGCCGTGACCGGACCCATCTGGTTCATCGCCCTGGCCGCGCCCCAGGTGGCCCGCAGGATCACCGGGTCGTCCGGGCCCGCGCTCCTGCCGTCCGCCCTCATGGGCGCCGTGATGCTCGCCCTGAGCGACCTCGCCGTGCAGCGTCTCTTCGCCCCCGCGCTCCTTCCGGTGGGCACGGCGACCGGCTGCGTCGGCGGTCTCTACCTCATCTGGCTGCTGGTCTCCGAGTCGCGAAAGAGCCGCGCATGA
- a CDS encoding FecCD family ABC transporter permease, whose protein sequence is MSLSVESRVVSGQQAEADPVDKAVDPAGPPRIGRAGTAYRGLGLILALAALVLVGLLSIWVGTRGIPFTATWDALWNPDGSETSVIIHDYRIPRTLLGILVGTALGLAGALMQALTRNPLADPGMLGVNLGASAGVVVAIAFFGIAAPIGYVWFALAGAAAASVGVYLLGSSGRKLASPERLVVAGAAVTAVLYAFNWAVLLLDPRAFDQFRFWTVGSLAGRYHDIVLMALPFVVVGLVVALVLAPSLNALAMGDQVGRALGVNVGLTRALGAVAVMLLCGAATAAAGPIGFIGLAVPHIARFVVGPDQRWVFAYSMLIAPVLLIGSDVVGRVLGAPGEVQVGIVTAFIGAPLFIALCRRRKLVML, encoded by the coding sequence TTGTCGTTGTCCGTCGAATCCCGGGTGGTGTCGGGACAGCAGGCCGAGGCAGACCCCGTGGACAAGGCCGTAGATCCCGCCGGGCCGCCACGCATCGGCCGCGCCGGGACCGCGTACCGGGGCTTAGGCCTGATCCTCGCCCTCGCCGCGCTCGTCCTGGTCGGACTCCTCAGCATCTGGGTGGGCACCAGGGGCATCCCCTTCACCGCCACCTGGGACGCCCTGTGGAATCCCGACGGCTCCGAGACCTCGGTGATCATCCACGACTACCGGATCCCCCGCACACTCCTCGGCATCCTCGTCGGCACGGCGCTCGGCCTGGCCGGCGCCCTCATGCAGGCCCTGACGCGCAATCCGCTCGCCGACCCCGGCATGCTCGGCGTCAACCTGGGGGCCTCCGCCGGCGTCGTGGTGGCCATCGCGTTCTTCGGCATCGCGGCGCCGATCGGCTACGTGTGGTTCGCCCTCGCGGGCGCCGCCGCCGCGTCCGTCGGCGTGTACCTGCTCGGCTCCTCCGGCCGGAAACTCGCCTCCCCCGAGCGGCTCGTCGTCGCCGGCGCCGCCGTGACCGCCGTGCTGTACGCCTTCAACTGGGCGGTCCTGCTGCTCGACCCGAGGGCCTTCGACCAGTTCCGCTTCTGGACCGTCGGCTCTCTCGCGGGCCGCTACCACGACATCGTCCTGATGGCACTGCCGTTCGTCGTCGTCGGCCTGGTCGTCGCCCTCGTGCTCGCCCCCTCGCTCAACGCCCTGGCCATGGGCGACCAGGTCGGCCGGGCCCTCGGGGTGAACGTCGGCCTGACCCGCGCCCTCGGCGCCGTCGCCGTGATGCTCCTCTGCGGCGCCGCCACCGCCGCCGCCGGACCGATCGGCTTCATCGGCCTCGCCGTCCCCCACATCGCCCGGTTCGTCGTCGGCCCCGACCAGCGCTGGGTGTTCGCGTACTCGATGCTCATCGCCCCCGTCCTCCTCATCGGCTCGGACGTCGTCGGCCGGGTGCTCGGCGCCCCCGGCGAGGTACAGGTCGGCATCGTCACCGCGTTCATCGGCGCCCCCCTGTTCATCGCCCTGTGCCGTCGCCGAAAGCTGGTCATGCTGTGA